AAGTGCTGGAAGTCACATTGCTCGAGAATATCAGCCAGGTAGATTATCTGGCTGATAGGATCTTGTTGCATCTGATCAAAATGTGCAATTTCATATtaaaatttgttaataaatcaataatgagtaaataaataaacatttagCTTGATGTATGGTTTATGGTTATTAAATCGTGAATATAGTCTCATACTCAcgattttttcactcaaaagACACTTGCAGAGAACGAAATCCGTATGAGGGAGATTCGTGAGAGCTTTGAGGAGTATTTGACATGTCACGTGAATGTCAAACCGCTGGGGGTTGAGCTGGTACAACTTGAGAAGGGCCAGGTTGGCCTCCAGATCATAAGCATTCTCCCTggcctgtagttcgacgtatTTCTCGAGAGTCGTTAAATTTTCAGGATTGTATCTGTCAGTAATTAACAATCCCGTTAAGCAGGGCCAACATAACCTCTAATATTTCTATTCCAATAAGTCCATTACCTCTCGATGCTCCTCAACATTACAGCGATGTTTTGCCTCATGGTTTCTGCCATTTTGTTTATAGTCACTGTTTAAAAACACTGGACAATAGAAATATTCACtgtaaaaattgcaaaagaCGACTAATTGTTGGGAAAAAGGTTATGCGTAGCTCAGCGTGGATAAATCCTCTGAAGTTAGCTCAGAAGGTTAGGGAATTTTTGCTTCAGCAGCCTGGATGGCATCATTATGCAAAATATGGTAGAAAACTTTAAACAATTTGTTAACTCTAACTCTTTCTTGATGTTCGACggctctcaattttttcaataatgtaaattatttccgtttaattataaataaaattctttaattatttttttctccaaaaattgatgattctTATTTCATTGCGTGTCGCCATAGTGTGTGCACAATCTAGTGATTTTTTTGTGCTCATATTTGAAAGCCATGTCCTTCAACCGACTATTGTATGGTGTCAATCCGTAGTGAAGACGCACGCGTACCGCCAGggaagcatttttttttttactatcatGGTGGATAGTTAACCGGGGTAAAAAGTGTACAAACGATGAGTGACGAACTTATTTCTGTCAAATAGTGGTTAAATTAGTCTAGATCGAacaagtttatttattttaatattaagaATAATATTAAAGTACTTAGATATAGGTCAAGGGCATCTACAAGTGAATTAACCGAGAAAAATATAGATCTAACCCGCATCGATGtaattattaatcaaaaaCTAGTCTACTAGCGCGAGATAATTAAAAGTCTGTATTTGGATTCTTTTCctcttcgagtttttctcattttaacg
This DNA window, taken from Diachasmimorpha longicaudata isolate KC_UGA_2023 chromosome 8, iyDiaLong2, whole genome shotgun sequence, encodes the following:
- the LOC135165677 gene encoding eukaryotic translation initiation factor 3 subunit K, whose protein sequence is MAETMRQNIAVMLRSIERYNPENLTTLEKYVELQARENAYDLEANLALLKLYQLNPQRFDIHVTCQILLKALTNLPHTDFVLCKCLLSEKIMQQDPISQIIYLADILEQCDFQHFWDRMISMSELCDKIVGFQDSIRKFVCHVVGITFQTIDKSLLAQLLGSVDDSTLKHWVKKYGWQEQSKNVIFIANQDENIKTKNITEKIDFENVAGLMAACL